From the genome of Candidozyma auris chromosome 2, complete sequence, one region includes:
- the SFH5 gene encoding Sfh5p: MALVKSTKLTEEQEKKLQQLIQDIPDILAKTEDPSYDEIYGYRIAPEEKEYVNVEIRNEILLKFLIAREYDIEKAKEMLVNTFNWRRKFLVLSAAYDEKFDKDLEKMGVITNYEGNKHNFSVVTWNLYANLKNPKKLFAKFGVGVDNPDKTDLPGTMFLRWRVGLMERSLALLDFTNPDKCKIAQVHDYNNVSMFRMDPGMKAATKEIITIFGDNYPELLSKKYFINVPLLMGWVFAFFKATGFMSAATLKKFEMLNHGDLSEAFGKENLPQAYNGGETNEKFPDIFASQVDDSTIESPEYGSIILEKLKKAQEEESKKQELAEPVEKTTEGANIATDSKITEDAGPETPDDEKVTKKDETVA, translated from the coding sequence ATGGCTTTGGTAAAATCTACAAAGCTCACAGAGGAgcaggaaaagaagctccaGCAGCTTATTCAGGACATACCTGATATTCTCGCAAAAACGGAAGACCCTTCATACGACGAGATTTACGGTTATCGCATTGCCcccgaggagaaggagtATGTGAATGTGGAAATCAGAAATGAgatcttgctcaagttttTGATTGCAAGAGAGTACGACATTGAAAAAGCCAAGGAGATGTTAGTCAATACTTTcaattggagaagaaagttccTTGTGCTTAGTGCCGCATACGATGAAAAGTTCGATaaggacttggagaagatgggCGTGATAACCAATTACGAGGGCAACAAGCACAATTTTTCTGTTGTCACCTGGAATTTGTacgccaacttgaagaaccccaagaagttgttcGCCAAGTTTGGTGTGGGTGTTGACAACCCTGATAAGACCGACCTTCCAGGCACCATGTTCTTAAGATGGAGAGTAGGACTTATGGAGAGATCATTGGCACTTTTGGACTTCACTAACCCGGACAAGTGCAAGATTGCCCAGGTGCATGACTACAACAATGTATCTATGTTCAGAATGGACCCTGGTATGAAGGCAGCCACCAAAGAGATTATTACCATTTTCGGCGATAACTACCCAGAGCTTCTTTCTAAGAAGTACTTCATCAATGTTCCACTCCTTATGGGCTGGgtttttgctttcttcaaggccACAGGGTTTATGAGCGCCGccacattgaagaagttcgaGATGCTCAACCACGGCGACTTGTCAGAAGCTTTTGGTAAGGAAAATTTGCCTCAGGCGTATAATGGTGGCGAGACAAATGAGAAATTTCCTGACATTTTTGCTCTGCAGGTCGATGATTCCACGATTGAGAGCCCCGAATACGGCCTGATCATAttggaaaaattgaaaaaggcacaggaagaagagagcaaGAAACAGGAATTAGCGGAGCCTGTTGAAAAGACCACTGAGGGTGCCAACATCGCCACGGACTCCAAGATTACCGAGGATGCCGGACCTGAGACCCCGGACGATGAGAAGGTCACAAAGAAGGATGAGACCGTCGCTTAA